The Salicibibacter halophilus DNA window GTATCGGGAAGAAAACGGTAATTTTCAGCAAGCCAGTGATATTCAAAACGTGAGCGGCATCGGCGAAAAAACCTACCAACAACTTGAAGACCAGATAGACGTGAACTAATCGATGCTAATTGACTTTTTTTGCAACATTTCGTACGATGATGAAAACCATAGTAATGCAATATGAATTTATAAGGGAGAGTGATGGGAATGGCAGAGAACTGGAAGCTGGAAACTAGCGCCATACACGCGGGGCAAGAGATCGACCCTGCCACGAACGCGCGTGCCGTGCCGATTTATCAAACAACGTCGTATGGGTTTGATGATCCGGATCACGCGGCGAATTTATTTTCATTAGCGGAACCGGGGAATATTTATTCACGGATTATGAACCCGACTACAGATGTATTCGAAAAACGGATCGCGGCCATGGAAGGCGGAGTTGGAGCGCTGGCAACCGCGAGTGGAAGTTCCGCGATTTATCTCGCGATTTTAAACCTATGCGAAGCAGGCGATGAAATCGTTTCCGCCAGTTCCTTGTACGGCGGCACGAATAATTTATTTGTCCATACGCTGCCTCAAATCGGCATTCGCGTCCATTTTGTGGATTCGGATGATCCGGAAGCGTTTAGAGCCGCGATTACAGAGAAAACGAAACTGGTGTTTGCTGAAGTGATCGGCAACCCGGAAGGGAATGTGCTAGATACAAAGGCGGTTGCCGACGTGGCCCATGAAGCACAAATTCCTCTGATCGTCGATGCGACGCTGACAACACCTATTCTCAACCGTCCTATTGATCATGGCGCCGATGTTGTTATCCATTCGGCCACCAAATTTATCGGGGGACATGGGACAACCATGGGTGGCGTGATTGTAGACAGTGGCAATTTTGATTGGACGCAAGGCAAATTTCTGATGTTCACGGAACCGGATGGCAGCTATCATGGCATCGTTTTTTCCGAAGCACTCGGTGAATTGGCCTATATTATGCGGGCGCGTGTACGTCTCATGCGCGATATTGGCCCGACGCTCTCCCCGCAGAATGCCTTTCAATTGCTGCAAGGAATGGAAACGTTGCATCTGCGAATGGAGAGGCATAGCGAGAACGCGCAAAAAGTCGCGGAATACTTAGAAGGCCACTCGCGTGTGGAATGGGTGAATTATTCCGGACTGCCGTCTCACCCAAGCTATGAACTTGCAAAAACCTATTTGCCGAAAGGACAAGGAGCCATTTTGACGTTTGGTGTCAAAGGAGGAATGGAAGCGGGGAAATCCTTCATTGAAAATGTCGATCTCCACTCCCATGTAGCAAATGTGGGGGATGCCAAATCCCTCGTCATTCATCCCGCCAGCACCACACACCAACAACTTACAGAGGAAGAGATGCAAAGAGCCGGTGTGTCGCGGGAACTCGTTCGCCTGTCAGTAGGCATTGAACACGTGGATGACATTATTGCGGACATTGAAAAAGGATTGAAGTAAATGATGCCTAGAAGGGGCTGCTGGAACGCCAGACCATAGGGAAGGATCTATCGTTCAATTATTCGATGATCGCCCCGATTTTAGAGCGTAGGAAACAGCCCCATTTCCTTTTCAGTGATCACACCGTTTCCCGATTTGGAACGAGAATCAGCAGTCACAATTTACGTGAATCCCGCAGTTAGCGATCTAACCCCATCGAATTTATGCGTGAGGGATCCCTCTGTTTTTTGGCACCGTAACTACAGGGATCACTTATTTTAGCCGTCCTTCATTAGCGCAACAAATCTAAAAATAGGAAAAATGATTCCCCGTTTGAGGATGTATCGTTCCCTTGATCATCCGCCTCTTCTTCCAATTTTCCCGTATTGCTTGCTCCCGCAATTTACAAACGTGATTATCAGGTGTAATGCACTGCCTGGTTCGTCTTTCCCGCCTTTAACCTCCAGGAAATCCAGAAAGGGTGATGGCTTGCGCGGAAACTATTTTCTTTTCGCGGCAGCGATGGGGTTCGGTGTCGCCGCTGCTCTTTCTCCACATCGAACGATGATGATTTTCGGAGCATTGCTCGTTTTTAGTTATCTGAGTTTTAAAAACAGATCACTGCTTTTGTTGGTTGCCCTCGTTTTTATGGGTGCAGGGGCAGCCGTCTGGGCTTATATCGTCGATGAGCAAAATGAGTCAGTGCTCCATAAGGAAGTCGATACCATCCACGGAAACATCGATGATGTTCCTGAAATGGATGGGGATCGTGTTTCTTTTTTTCTGCAACTTCCGGAACACAACGAACGCGTCCAAGTTTTCGCGCGTATTGTTGACGAGGAGACATTGCCTGCATTTGCCGATTTAAGTCCCGGCCATGAATGCACCATTGAAGGTGAAATGCGTGCCCCGCGTCCCGCGAGAAATTTTAACGCATTTGATTATCGAACGTTTTTATATGAACAGCGGGTGCACTGGACGTTCCATCATGTACAGGAAGAAGGCGACATGACCTGCCGAGCGATTGCTGGTGCAGGGCTAACGAGTGTGAAACAATGGCGGCATACGGGCATTCGTTTTATTGAAGACGTATTTCCCAACGAAATTCAGGGGTTGGCAATGGCGTTGCTTTTCGGGGAGCGGTCCCATATGGAAGCGGATACGTTAGAGGCCTATCAGGACTTGGGGATCGTTCATTTGCTCGCCATTTCCGGTTTGCACGTGGGACTGGTGAGCGGTTTTC harbors:
- a CDS encoding homocysteine synthase, which codes for MAENWKLETSAIHAGQEIDPATNARAVPIYQTTSYGFDDPDHAANLFSLAEPGNIYSRIMNPTTDVFEKRIAAMEGGVGALATASGSSAIYLAILNLCEAGDEIVSASSLYGGTNNLFVHTLPQIGIRVHFVDSDDPEAFRAAITEKTKLVFAEVIGNPEGNVLDTKAVADVAHEAQIPLIVDATLTTPILNRPIDHGADVVIHSATKFIGGHGTTMGGVIVDSGNFDWTQGKFLMFTEPDGSYHGIVFSEALGELAYIMRARVRLMRDIGPTLSPQNAFQLLQGMETLHLRMERHSENAQKVAEYLEGHSRVEWVNYSGLPSHPSYELAKTYLPKGQGAILTFGVKGGMEAGKSFIENVDLHSHVANVGDAKSLVIHPASTTHQQLTEEEMQRAGVSRELVRLSVGIEHVDDIIADIEKGLK